The DNA region GTCTGGAGCTGCGCGCCGCTGATGATGCCGAGCGTGCCCGGGCACGCGGCCTCGGACGCGCCGAACGACGCGGAGAACTCGGCCGGGGTGCCGGGGAAGGTGCTCATGCACTCGAAGGCCTTGGCGCAGACGCCGCCGCCGTAGTCGGCGATGAAGTCCGAGGCCGTCAGGGTGTCGTCGCTGCCGCAGGCGGTGGCGGCGACGGCGAGGGCGGTGACGAGCGAGAGCGAGAGCGAGAGGGTGCGCATCGAGGTTGGTCCTTTGGATTTCCGTGACGTGGACGACCGGAAACGGCGAAACTAGGCGGTCCCCGGTGGCGGCGCCAGCGTTAACTTGGGCGGCCAGGCCTCTGCGACCGCGGTGCGACGCCTGCGACCGTGCCGATCGCGCGATCGCGACACCGTGCGCCTCGCGTAGAGTGCGGGCCATGTCGAAGGCTCGTCGTCCCGCGCTCCTGCCCACCCTGCTGCTCGGCGCCACCGTGGCGCTCGCCGGTTGTCCGAAGAAGGCGTCGAAGTCCGAGGGCGCGGGCGGCTCCGGCGCCGGGACGTCCGCGCCCAACAGCGAGGCCTACGCCGCGGCCCGCGCCGAGGCCGCGCGCCTCCGGCCCGCCGCCGATCAGCACCCGCTGCTGGCGCCGTGGACCGGCCCGTACGGCGGCGTGCCGCCCTGGGACAAGCTCGACGTCAAGCAGGTGCCGTCGGCGTTCACCGCGTCGCTGGCCCTGCTCGAGGCCGAGGTCGCGGTGATCGCCGAGGATCCGGCGCCGGCGACCTTCGCCAACACGATCGCCGCGCTCGAGGGCGCCGGCCGGCACCACGACCGCATCGACACGCTGTTCTCGGTGATGACCTCGAACCTGTCGAACCCGGAGGTCCAGGCCGTCGACAAGGAGTGGTCGCCGAAGATCTCGGCGGCGTTCGATCGCATCAACTTCAACGCCAAGCTGTTCGCGCGGATCTCGGCGGTCTACGCCGGCCGCGCCAGCCTCACGCCCGAGCAGGCCCGGCTGGTGACGCTGCGCCACGATCGGATGGTCCGGGCCGGCGCCCAGCTCGCGCCCGCCGATCAGGCCAAGCTCGGCGCGATCAACGAGCAGCTCGCCGGGCTGTTCTCGGAGTTCTCGACCCGGGTCCTCGGCGACGAGGACACCTGGATCGTGCTCGACCGCGAGGCCGACCTCGCCGGCCTGCCGCCGTCGCAGCGGGCCGCGCTCAAGGCCGCCGCCGCCGAGCGCAAGCTGCCCGGCGGGTGGGCGGTCGTCAACACCCGCTCGAGCGTCGATCCGTTCCTGGCGGCGTCGAGCCGGCGCGACCTGCGCGAGCGGGTCTGGAAGGCGTTCAAGAGCCGCGGCGACAACGGCGACGCCCACGACACCAAGGACCTGATCAAGGACATCGTGCGGCTGCGCGCCGAGCGCGCGACGCTGCTCGGCTTCGCCACCCACGCCCACTGGCGCATGGCCGACACGATGGCGGTCGATCCGGCCAAGGCCACGGCGCTGATGATGCGGGTGTGGCCGGCCGCCGTCGCGCGGGTGGCCGAGGAGGTCGCCGACATGACCGCGATCGCCCACGAGGAGCCCGGCAACGCCAAGCTCGTCATCGAGCCCTGGGACTACCTCTACTACGCCGAGAAGGTCCGGGCCGCGAAGTACAGCCTCGACCAGGGGCAGATCACACCGTACTTCGAGCTCGGCAACATGGTCGCGGCCGCGTTCTGGATGGCCGAGCGCCTCTACGGCCTGTCGTTCACCGAGGTCACCGGCCAGGTGCCGGCGTTCCACGCCGACGTGCGGGTCTGGGAGGTCAAGGACCCGGCCGGCACGCACGTCGGCCTGTTCTACGGCGACTACTTCGCGCGCGCCGGCAAGCGCTCGGGCGCGTGGGCCTCGGGCTACCGCGGCCACGAGACCTTCACCGGCGCGACCGTCACCGCGATCACCTCGAACAACAACAACTTCGTCCGGGGCGCCGCGGGCGCGCCGGTGCTGATCTCGCTCGACGACGCCGA from Myxococcales bacterium includes:
- a CDS encoding M3 family metallopeptidase — its product is MSKARRPALLPTLLLGATVALAGCPKKASKSEGAGGSGAGTSAPNSEAYAAARAEAARLRPAADQHPLLAPWTGPYGGVPPWDKLDVKQVPSAFTASLALLEAEVAVIAEDPAPATFANTIAALEGAGRHHDRIDTLFSVMTSNLSNPEVQAVDKEWSPKISAAFDRINFNAKLFARISAVYAGRASLTPEQARLVTLRHDRMVRAGAQLAPADQAKLGAINEQLAGLFSEFSTRVLGDEDTWIVLDREADLAGLPPSQRAALKAAAAERKLPGGWAVVNTRSSVDPFLAASSRRDLRERVWKAFKSRGDNGDAHDTKDLIKDIVRLRAERATLLGFATHAHWRMADTMAVDPAKATALMMRVWPAAVARVAEEVADMTAIAHEEPGNAKLVIEPWDYLYYAEKVRAAKYSLDQGQITPYFELGNMVAAAFWMAERLYGLSFTEVTGQVPAFHADVRVWEVKDPAGTHVGLFYGDYFARAGKRSGAWASGYRGHETFTGATVTAITSNNNNFVRGAAGAPVLISLDDAETLFHEFGHALHGLLSEVNYPGLATTPRDFVEYPSQVHEQWVLSRPVLDKFAKHYQTGEPMPQALVDKIERAATFNQGYGTVEYLTSAILDMELHMLPDASAVDVGAFERDTLAKIGAPREVAMRHRLPQFNHLFTSDSYSAGYYSYLWSEVMDADTREAFAEAGDVFAPTVAGKLRQFILAPGNSTDRAEAYRQFRGRDPEVGALLKKRGFPVR